The following coding sequences are from one Psychrobacter sp. AH5 window:
- a CDS encoding quinone-dependent dihydroorotate dehydrogenase, translated as MSYALLRPFLFKMDPERAHDMTLSLLDKAHKARTLGLVYGQPMQPTDCMGLQFANPVGLAAGLDKNGDYIDALAELGFGFIEIGTVTPRAQVGNEKPRLFRLRQADAIINRMGFNNQGVDYLIDNVKRCKYKGNIGINIGKNASTPVEQAADDYVYCLERVYPHASYITVNISSPNTANLRDLQSGEALTQLLDTIKNRHSQLATEYGFYVPLVLKVAPDLEPLQVDYISQQLLDFEIDGLIATNTTLSRVGVEDLRDGDQAGGLSGRPVSHISTQILQQFSDQLGDKVALIGVGGIDSGEKAVKKIKAGADLVQIYTGLIYRGPGLVQSCIQAIGGYYDAIEE; from the coding sequence TGGGCTTGGTATATGGTCAGCCTATGCAGCCCACCGATTGTATGGGTTTACAATTTGCAAACCCTGTCGGACTAGCGGCAGGACTTGATAAAAACGGCGATTATATTGACGCTTTAGCTGAATTGGGCTTTGGCTTTATTGAAATAGGAACCGTAACACCTAGAGCGCAAGTAGGTAATGAAAAACCGCGGCTATTTCGCTTAAGACAGGCTGACGCTATTATCAATCGCATGGGCTTTAATAATCAGGGCGTGGATTATTTAATCGATAATGTCAAACGTTGTAAATATAAAGGTAATATCGGGATTAATATTGGCAAAAATGCCAGTACTCCGGTTGAGCAAGCAGCTGATGATTATGTGTATTGCTTAGAGCGCGTTTATCCTCATGCCTCTTATATTACGGTCAACATCTCCTCGCCTAATACCGCAAATTTGCGCGATTTACAAAGTGGTGAGGCCTTGACACAGTTATTAGACACTATCAAAAACCGCCACAGTCAACTGGCGACTGAATATGGTTTTTATGTGCCTTTAGTACTAAAGGTTGCTCCTGATTTAGAGCCGCTACAAGTCGATTATATCTCGCAGCAGTTACTAGATTTTGAGATTGATGGCTTAATTGCCACTAATACCACTTTGAGCCGAGTCGGAGTAGAGGATTTACGCGATGGCGACCAAGCTGGAGGTTTATCGGGTCGACCAGTCAGCCACATTAGTACGCAAATCTTACAACAATTCTCCGATCAATTAGGCGACAAGGTCGCGCTAATAGGAGTAGGCGGTATTGATAGTGGCGAAAAAGCTGTCAAAAAAATAAAAGCTGGGGCAGACTTAGTGCAGATTTATACCGGTCTTATTTATCGCGGTCCAGGATTAGTACAGTCTTGTATACAAGCCATTGGTGGCTACTATGATGCTATAGAAGAATGA
- a CDS encoding CvpA family protein, which produces MSGLDIMIAVIVLIGLWRGFQVGLIKTAVGLVGWFIALIAATRLASSIAPQLSSIVENPVLQMALAFLSVVIVILAVMHLLAFVFASALKTLNLGVVDKMAGGVLGAAKNVLMVLVVLSISAPLLVQLPQWQTSVLAPELMTYAPMGKELATDMLGIAWGQINQS; this is translated from the coding sequence ATGAGTGGTCTAGATATTATGATTGCCGTTATTGTACTCATCGGTTTATGGCGCGGGTTTCAGGTGGGTCTGATAAAGACCGCGGTAGGGCTAGTGGGCTGGTTTATCGCACTAATTGCCGCTACTCGTTTGGCAAGCTCGATCGCTCCGCAGCTATCCTCGATAGTCGAAAACCCAGTGTTACAGATGGCCTTGGCGTTTTTATCGGTGGTGATAGTGATTTTGGCTGTAATGCATTTATTAGCTTTTGTCTTTGCAAGCGCTCTAAAAACGCTCAATCTTGGCGTAGTCGATAAGATGGCAGGCGGCGTACTAGGGGCAGCCAAGAACGTCTTGATGGTGTTAGTGGTGCTTAGTATCAGCGCGCCTTTATTAGTACAGCTGCCACAGTGGCAGACTTCAGTTTTGGCTCCTGAGCTGATGACTTATGCGCCAATGGGTAAAGAGCTGGCGACAGATATGCTGGGTATCGCCTGGGGGCAGATTAATCAGTCTTAA